A single Caretta caretta isolate rCarCar2 chromosome 2, rCarCar1.hap1, whole genome shotgun sequence DNA region contains:
- the FZD1 gene encoding frizzled-1: MRAQQRQQAAAGARLGRQRRRGRGRRSMAEQRAPPGASGHGREVRGGETAAGGRKRSGSGSGSRPGWCLGLLLLLWAEAPVLPARGQPQQYNGERGISIPDHGYCQPISIPLCTDIAYNQTIMPNLLGHTNQEDAGLEVHQFYPLVKVQCSAELKFFLCSMYAPVCTVLEQALPPCRSLCERARLGCEALMNKFGFQWPDTLRCEKFPVHGAGELCVGQNTSERGTPTPSLLPELWTSHPQQRGAGPAGGERGGRFACPRALKVPAYLNYRFLGEKDCGAPCEPGRLYGLMYFGPEELRFSRTWIGIWSVLCCASTLFTVLTYLVDMKRFSYPERPIIFLSGCYTAVAVAYIAGFLLEERVVCNERFAEDGARTVAQGTKREGCTILFMMLYFFGMASSIWWVILSLTWFLAAGMKWGHEAIEANSQYFHLAAWAVPAIKTITILALGQVDGDVLSGVCFVGINNVDALRGFVLAPLFVYLFIGTSFLLAGFVSLFRIRTIMKHDGTKTEKLEKLMVRIGVFSVLYTVPATIVIACYFYEQAFREQWESSWVAQSCKSYAIPCPNNHNSYHHPPMSPDFTVFMIKYLMTLIVGITSGFWIWSGKTLNSWRKFYTRLTNSKQGETTV; this comes from the coding sequence ATGCGGGCGCAGCAGAGGCAGCAGGCGGCGGCGGGAGCCCGGCTGGGGCGGCAGCGGCGCCGAGGCAGGGGCCGGCGAAGTATGGCTGAGCAGCGGGCACCCCCGGGGGCGTCCGGGCACGGCCGGGAAGTTCGCGGCGGGGAGACGGCGGCGGGCGGCAGGAAGAGGAGCGGCAGCGGCAGCGGCAGTCGCCCCGGCTGGTGTCtcgggctcctgctgctgctgtgggcgGAGGCTCCGGTGCTGCCCGCCCGGGGCCAGCCCCAGCAGTACAACGGCGAGCGGGGCATCTCCATCCCGGACCACGGCTACTGCCAGCCCATCTCCATCCCGCTGTGCACCGACATCGCCTACAACCAGACCATCATGCCCAACCTGCTGGGCCACACCAACCAGGAGGACGCCGGGCTGGAGGTGCACCAGTTCTACCCGCTCGTCAAGGTGCAGTGCTCGGCCGAGCTCAAGTTCTTCCTGTGCTCCATGTACGCGCCCGTGTGCACGGTGCTGGAGCAGGCGCTGCCGCCCTGCCGCTCCCTGTGCGAGCGGGCGCGCCTGGGCTGCGAGGCGCTCATGAACAAGTTCGGCTTCCAGTGGCCCGACACGCTGCGCTGCGAGAAGTTCCCGGTGCACGGCGCCGGCGAGCTGTGCGTGGGGCAGAACACCTCCGAGCGCGGCACCCCCACGCCCTCGCTGCTGCCCGAGCTCTGGACCAGCCACCCCCAGCAGCGCGGCGCGGGGCCGGCGGGCGGCGAGCGGGGCGGCCGCTTCGCCTGCCCGCGGGCGCTCAAGGTGCCCGCCTACCTCAACTACCGCTTCCTCGGGGAGAAGGACTGCGGCGCCCCCTGCGAGCCCGGCCGCCTCTACGGGCTCATGTACTTCGGGCCCGAGGAGCTGCGCTTCTCCCGCACCTGGATCGGCATCTGGTCGGTGCTGTGCTGCGCCTCCACCCTCTTCACCGTGCTCACCTACCTGGTGGACATGAAGCGCTTCAGCTACCCGGAGCGGCCCATCATCTTCCTGTCCGGCTGCTACACCGCCGTGGCCGTGGCCTACATCGCCGGCTTCCTGCTGGAGGAGCGGGTGGTCTGCAACGAGCGCTTCGCCGAGGACGGCGCCCGCACGGTGGCGCAGGGCACCAAGCGGGAGGGCTGCACCATCCTCTTCATGATGCTCTACTTCTTCGGCATGGCCAGCTCCATCTGGTGGGTCATCCTCTCCCTCACGTGGTTCCTGGCCGCCGGCATGAAGTGGGGCCACGAGGCCATCGAGGCCAACTCGCAGTACTTCCACCTGGCTGCCTGGGCCGTGCCCGCCATCAAGACCATCACCATCCTGGCCCTGGGGCAGGTGGACGGCGACGTGCTCAGCGGCGTCTGCTTCGTGGGCATCAACAACGTGGATGCCCTGCGGGGCTTCGTGCTGGCCCCTTTGTTCGTCTACCTATTCATCGGCACCTCCTTCCTGCTGGCCGGCTTCGTCTCCCTCTTCAGGATCAGGACCATCATGAAGCACGATGGCACCAAGACAGAGAAGCTGGAGAAGCTGATGGTGAGGATAGGGGTCTTCAGTGTCCTCTACACGGTGCCTGCCACCATAGTCATCGCCTGCTATTTTTATGAGCAAGCCTTTAGGGAACAGTGGGAAAGCAGCTGGGTCGCCCAGAGCTGTAAGAGCTATGCCATCCCTTGCCCCAATAACCACAACAGCTACCACCATCCACCCATGAGCCCTGACTTTACTGTCTTCATGATCAAATATCTCATGACCTTAATTGTGGGTATCACCTCGGGCTTCTGGATCTGGTCGGGGAAAACACTCAATTCCTGGAGGAAGTTCTATACCAGGCTCACCAACAGCAAGCAAGGGGAAACCACAGTGTGA